From Argopecten irradians isolate NY chromosome 12, Ai_NY, whole genome shotgun sequence, one genomic window encodes:
- the LOC138305125 gene encoding nuclear pore complex protein DDB_G0274915-like: MSTSTSDVGVLMSTSTSDVGVLMSTSTSDVGVLMSTSTTDVGVLMSTSTPDVGVLMSTSTSDVGVLMSTSTSDVGVLLSTSTSDVGVLMSTSTSDVGVLLSTSTPPYVYINPDVGVLMSTSTTDVGVLISTSTTDVGVLISTSTTDVGVLMSTSTSDVGVLMSTSTSDVGVLMSTSTSDVGVLISTSTTDVGVLISTSTSDVGVLMSTSTSDVGVLMSTSTSDVGVLLSTSTSDVGVLMSTSTPDVGVLMSTSTPDVGVLMSTSTSDVGVLMSTSTPDVGVLMSTSTP; encoded by the coding sequence ATGTCTACATCAACCTCTGATGTGGGAGTCCTTATGTCTACATCAACCTCTGATGTGGGAGTCCTTATGTCTACATCAACCTCTGATGTGGGAGTCCTTATGTCTACATCAACCACTGATGTGGGAGTCCTTATGTCTACATCAACCCCTGATGTGGGAGTCCTTATGTCTACATCAACCTCTGATGTGGGAGTCCTTATGTCTACATCAACCTCTGATGTGGGAGTCCTTTTGTCTACATCAACCTCTGATGTGGGAGTCCTTATGTCTACATCAACCTCTGATGTGGGAGTCCTTTTGTCTACATCAACTCCTCCTTATGTCTACATCAACCCTGATGTGGGAGTCCTTATGTCTACATCAACCACTGATGTGGGAGTCCTTATATCTACATCAACCACTGATGTGGGAGTCCTTATATCTACATCAACCACTGATGTGGGAGTCCTTATGTCTACATCAACCTCTGATGTGGGAGTCCTTATGTCTACATCAACCTCTGATGTGGGAGTCCTTATGTCTACATCAACCTCTGATGTGGGAGTCCTTATATCTACATCAACCACTGATGTGGGAGTCCTTATATCTACATCAACCTCTGATGTGGGAGTCCTTATGTCTACATCAACCTCTGATGTGGGAGTCCTTATGTCTACATCAACCTCTGATGTGGGAGTCCTTTTGTCTACATCAACCTCTGATGTGGGAGTCCTTATGTCTACATCAACCCCTGATGTGGGAGTCCTTATGTCTACATCAACCCCTGATGTGGGAGTCCTTATGTCTACATCAACCTCTGATGTGGGAGTCCTTATGTCTACATCAACCCCTGATGTGGGAGTCCTTATGTCTACATCAACCCCCTGA